The genomic DNA TGGCCAGTTTGTCGTCACGCCCGGTTTCAACCCCACGGTTGTTGAAGCCTGCATTGAGCTTGATGTGCCAATCCTTCCCGGCATCAACAATCCGACTGGAGTCGAACAGGCCATGGGCTTCGGTCTCGAGGCCGTCAAGTTCTTTCCAGCCGAGGCCAGCGGCGGCGTGTCGTTCCTGAAGGCGTTGTCCGGCCCGTATCCCTCGATCCGGTTTCTGCCCACCGGCGGCATCGCCCCGAATAACCTCCGCGACTATCTGGAACTGCCCAATGTCCTCGCATGTGGTGGGACTTGGATCGTAAGTCCGGCACTGGTTCGGGCGTCCAGGTTCGACGAAATCACACGCCTTGCGGATGAAGCGGCCGGACTGGTCGCCCGGAACAATTGAAACCACCAATCGGCAACGAAGATCGCCTTGCTGACCGGCACGGCGGGCGTTGTGATGCTTCATCAGT from Gemmatimonadota bacterium includes the following:
- a CDS encoding bifunctional 4-hydroxy-2-oxoglutarate aldolase/2-dehydro-3-deoxy-phosphogluconate aldolase is translated as MTDNARNVLARLGEARVVPVVELDGCEVALPLARALLAGGLPVAEITFRSEAAADSIRILREQVPEMLVGAGTVLNVDQVEMAYRAGGQFVVTPGFNPTVVEACIELDVPILPGINNPTGVEQAMGFGLEAVKFFPAEASGGVSFLKALSGPYPSIRFLPTGGIAPNNLRDYLELPNVLACGGTWIVSPALVRASRFDEITRLADEAAGLVARNN